From a region of the Streptomyces sp. B21-083 genome:
- a CDS encoding FadR/GntR family transcriptional regulator, with the protein MSTLAHTMMTAARSADSGLVGPGGLDRYPFAEAPGADRAGVPSWDAGDPELGRVGRRTASSRGRGLHGQLVQQLGQMIVSGDLGADRPLVPEEIGQRFEVSRTVVRESLRVLEAKGLVSARPNVGTRVRPVSDWNLLDPDIIEWRAFGPQRDNQRRELGELRWTIEPLAARLAAGHGREEVQQRLVDMVEIMGHAMNQGDALTFSRADAEYHSLLIQLAGNRMLEHLSGIVSAALHVSGGPITGCDRPTEASLAHHARIVEALAAGDGAGAETAMRQLLMVHPEVHSEVERVVPAPREH; encoded by the coding sequence GTGAGTACCCTTGCGCACACCATGATGACCGCCGCCCGCTCCGCAGACTCCGGTCTCGTCGGCCCGGGCGGGCTCGACCGCTACCCCTTCGCCGAGGCCCCCGGTGCCGACCGCGCGGGAGTCCCCTCCTGGGACGCCGGGGACCCGGAGCTGGGCCGCGTCGGCCGCCGCACCGCGAGCAGCCGCGGTCGCGGGCTCCACGGTCAACTCGTCCAGCAGCTGGGCCAGATGATCGTCTCCGGCGACCTGGGCGCGGACCGTCCCCTCGTACCCGAGGAGATCGGTCAGCGTTTCGAGGTCTCCCGCACCGTGGTCCGGGAGTCGCTCCGGGTGCTGGAGGCCAAGGGCCTGGTGAGCGCCCGGCCGAACGTGGGCACGCGCGTGCGGCCCGTCAGCGACTGGAACCTCCTCGACCCCGACATCATCGAGTGGCGGGCCTTCGGGCCGCAGCGCGACAACCAGCGCCGCGAGCTCGGCGAGCTGCGCTGGACGATCGAGCCGCTCGCCGCTCGCCTCGCCGCCGGGCATGGCCGCGAGGAGGTCCAGCAGCGGCTCGTCGACATGGTCGAGATCATGGGCCACGCCATGAACCAGGGTGACGCGCTGACGTTCTCGCGCGCCGACGCGGAGTACCACTCGCTGCTCATCCAGCTCGCCGGCAACCGCATGCTGGAGCACCTCTCCGGGATCGTGTCCGCCGCCCTTCACGTGTCCGGCGGTCCGATCACCGGTTGTGACCGCCCCACAGAGGCGTCCTTGGCGCACCATGCCCGGATCGTCGAGGCTCTCGCGGCGGGCGATGGCGCTGGTGCGGAGACGGCCATGCGGCAGCTTCTGATGGTGCACCCCGAGGTGCACTCCGAGGTGGAGCGCGTGGTCCCGGCCCCGCGCGAGCACTGA
- a CDS encoding ABC transporter ATP-binding protein, with product MIQAFGLTSNSRKDLPPAVDDVSFEARAGCVTTLLGIPGAGKTTVLRLMLELQQGRGVTYFRGRPLHRVAHPSREVGVLLGDVPGHPARTVRGQLRMLCAAAGVPVRRADEVLEVVGLVSLRDERLGTLSRGMDRRLGLACALLADPHTLVLDAPADALSARERQWLHGMLRAHATQGGTVLCTATDPKEAARTSDRIITLEQGRLVADQEAADFSRTRLRPRVAVRSPHATRLEALLTKEARAAHRSVEVVRETGNRLSVYGSTCADIGETAFRHGILVHQLADEVGDMGPGAGSTRRSGTSVCGGTQPLGEARTTDRATAAGEDRATVETGEIVGGAGQDPAAVTPEVAAVRPGPATPSDISASHGSAAQSLCVSTTTSTGVTPAARLPEPNVSPSRVLTAARVSGPTAGRTTGESGPARPQGARPRPSGVLASDTLPPLPPPISVRPAPSPLRPLRYELRRACGVGTGFLTGAAVLVSSALVAVLLARVGHTPQHRLLAAWPQELPLPPAALGAGLLGAVAFGDEFRHPALAVDRGTVPRRLGLLVAKLLVAAVTGLLLAFLTVGCDAEVLYLVYGRELARVPADWLALTASWIGLVIGCSWAGVLAAGIFRSTTAGLAAVVAVPVLVVPLVQKFLDGSSVRSAAGFAMRSRELFLAEWPFGGERYLVAGARMIAQPVGGALTLSLTALLCAYLLTTLRSRVR from the coding sequence GTGATCCAGGCCTTCGGACTGACCAGCAACTCTCGCAAGGATCTTCCGCCCGCCGTCGACGACGTCTCCTTCGAGGCGCGCGCGGGCTGCGTCACGACGCTCCTCGGCATCCCGGGCGCAGGCAAGACAACAGTGCTCAGGCTCATGCTCGAACTCCAACAGGGTCGTGGAGTCACCTACTTCAGAGGCCGCCCACTGCATCGCGTCGCCCATCCCTCCCGTGAGGTGGGCGTTCTCTTGGGTGATGTGCCGGGGCACCCCGCGCGCACCGTCCGAGGCCAACTGCGCATGCTGTGCGCGGCGGCGGGCGTCCCTGTCCGCCGTGCCGATGAAGTCCTGGAGGTCGTCGGCCTCGTCAGCCTGCGTGACGAACGTCTGGGCACACTGTCACGCGGCATGGACCGTCGGCTCGGCCTGGCCTGCGCCCTGCTGGCCGACCCCCACACCCTCGTGCTCGACGCGCCCGCCGACGCTCTGTCCGCGCGCGAACGCCAGTGGTTGCACGGCATGCTGCGCGCCCATGCCACCCAGGGCGGTACCGTCCTGTGCACCGCCACCGACCCGAAGGAGGCGGCCCGCACCTCCGACCGGATCATCACCCTGGAACAGGGTCGACTCGTCGCCGACCAGGAGGCCGCGGACTTCTCCCGCACCCGACTGCGCCCACGCGTCGCCGTCCGCAGCCCGCACGCCACCCGTCTCGAAGCCCTGCTGACCAAAGAGGCCAGGGCAGCACACCGCTCCGTGGAGGTCGTACGGGAAACCGGCAACCGGCTCTCCGTGTACGGCAGCACCTGCGCGGACATCGGGGAGACCGCGTTCAGGCACGGCATCCTCGTACACCAACTTGCCGACGAGGTCGGTGACATGGGCCCCGGAGCAGGTTCGACCCGCCGCAGTGGGACGTCGGTGTGCGGCGGGACGCAGCCTCTCGGTGAGGCCCGTACGACTGATCGGGCGACGGCTGCCGGCGAGGACAGGGCGACCGTCGAAACCGGCGAGATCGTGGGCGGCGCAGGCCAGGATCCTGCCGCGGTCACGCCTGAGGTCGCCGCCGTTCGGCCCGGTCCTGCCACCCCTTCGGACATTTCCGCGTCGCACGGTTCCGCCGCACAAAGCCTGTGCGTGTCGACGACCACGTCGACCGGGGTCACTCCGGCGGCCCGCCTCCCGGAGCCGAACGTGTCCCCCAGTCGCGTGCTGACAGCTGCCCGTGTCTCGGGGCCGACAGCCGGCCGCACCACTGGGGAGTCCGGGCCCGCCCGCCCCCAGGGAGCCCGCCCGCGCCCCTCCGGCGTGCTCGCCTCCGACACCCTGCCCCCGCTCCCACCTCCCATCTCCGTCCGCCCCGCTCCGAGTCCGCTGCGTCCCCTCCGTTACGAGCTGCGCCGGGCCTGCGGTGTCGGCACCGGGTTCCTGACCGGGGCCGCCGTGCTCGTCTCGTCCGCGCTCGTCGCCGTACTCCTGGCCCGCGTCGGCCACACTCCACAGCACCGTCTGCTGGCCGCCTGGCCCCAGGAGCTGCCGCTGCCGCCCGCGGCACTCGGCGCCGGGCTGCTCGGCGCCGTCGCCTTCGGTGACGAGTTCCGCCACCCCGCCCTGGCGGTCGACCGCGGTACGGTGCCCCGCCGACTGGGACTGCTCGTCGCCAAGCTCCTCGTCGCCGCGGTCACCGGGCTGCTGCTGGCCTTCCTCACCGTGGGCTGCGACGCCGAAGTGCTCTACCTCGTCTACGGACGGGAGCTGGCGAGGGTTCCCGCGGACTGGCTCGCGCTGACCGCGAGTTGGATCGGCCTCGTGATCGGCTGCTCGTGGGCCGGAGTACTGGCCGCGGGTATCTTCCGGTCCACCACCGCCGGACTCGCCGCGGTGGTCGCCGTACCGGTCCTCGTGGTGCCCCTCGTACAGAAGTTCCTGGACGGCTCCTCCGTGCGGAGCGCGGCCGGATTCGCCATGCGGTCGCGGGAACTGTTCCTGGCCGAGTGGCCGTTCGGGGGCGAGCGGTATCTGGTCGCCGGGGCGCGGATGATCGCCCAACCCGTCGGTGGCGCGCTGACGTTGTCGCTGACTGCCCTGCTCTGTGCGTATCTGCTCACGACCCTGCGAAGCAGGGTCCGATGA